A stretch of the Alnus glutinosa chromosome 6, dhAlnGlut1.1, whole genome shotgun sequence genome encodes the following:
- the LOC133871064 gene encoding F-box/kelch-repeat protein At5g42350-like isoform X1 — MIESHLSDLLRFRKAVSHCFNIELEKTMFSERLAGEESICQDFEALSVSKRLVRSVSQKLKKKYKGGGEEEDGVRGVSMRCLTFYGRGGGCKVGADTGDEFGDPSSRRRSSSSEEGKGYKMICGTEETGVDCFSYGVKERFWKKNNRKEFELEESVRNSRMHIFLPDDILEMCLVRLPLTSLMTARLVCKKWRYLTTTPRFLQIRREGSHQNPWLFLFGAVKDGYCSGEIHALDVSLGQWRRIDADILKGRFMFSVASMQDDIYIVGGCSSLTSFGRVDRSSFKTHKGVLVFSPLTKSWRKVASMKHARSLPILGISEVSSDFPSYQSHQNRQDRRFSRSRIGGVSDVYEDPHRLSLRRQYRNAFDENDASLLPNRKSYKYIRQKSDQLNTKGCRRFVLIAVGGIGSWDEPLDSGEIFDSVSNKWTEIQKVPVDFGIVCSGVVCNGMFYVYSETDKLAGYDIERGYWIRIQTTPFPSHVHEYPPKLVSCNGRLFMLSVSWCEGDGRIGRRNKAVRKLWELDLMYLTWTEVSVHPDAPMDWNAAFVGDRNLIFGVEMFKIFGQVLDFLTVCDVSDMEANWSHISRNHVTHELDASSCMTKSLAVLHL; from the exons ATGATCGAATCTCATCTCTCAGATTTACTTCGATTTCGAAAGGCAGTTTCACATTGCTTCAATAT AGAACTAGAGAAGACCATGTTTTCTGAGAGACTAGCAGGAGAAGAATCTATTTGTCAAGATTTTGAGGCTTTGAGTGTGTCGAAACGTCTCGTCAGAAGTGTTAGCCAGAAGTTGAAGAAGAAGTACAAAGGTGGAGGAGAGGAAGAGGATGGGGTGCGAGGGGTTTCTATGAGATGTCTTACTTTTTATGGTAGAGGTGGGGGTTGCAAAGTAGGGGCTGACACTGGTGATGAATTTGGGGATCCAAGTAGCAGGAGGCGATCAAGTTCCAGTGAAGAAGGAAAGGGGTACAAAATGATTTGTGGCACTGAGGAAACTGGAGTGGATTGCTTCTCATATGGGGTGAAGGAgagattttggaagaaaaataatAGGAAGGAGTTTGAACTTGAAGAATCAGTAAGAAACAGTAGAATGCACATATTTCTTCCTGATGATATTCTGGAAATGTGCTTGGTGAGGCTCCCGCTGACCAGTCTTATGACTGCCCGCCTTGTCTGCAAGAAATGGCGATACTTGACTACCACTCCTCGGTTCCTGCAGATAAGACGGGAAGGTTCCCATCAGAATCCATGGTTGTTTCTGTTTGGTGCTGTTAAAGATGGCTATTGCTCTGGGGAGATACATGCATTGGATGTTTCTCTAGGCCAATGGCGTAGGATAGATGCTGATATTCTGAAAGGGAGGTTCATGTTTTCTGTTGCCAGTATGCaggatgatatatatattgttggagGTTGTTCTAGCTTGACCAGCTTTGGGAGGGTGGACAGGAGCTCATTCAAGACGCATAAAGGGGTGCTAGTGTTTAGTCCCTTGACTAAATCCTGGCGTAAAGTTGCTTCTATGAAGCATGCAAGGTCACTGCCTATTTTAGGGATTTCTGAGGTCAGTTCAGATTTTCCAAGCTATCAGAGTCATCAAAATCGGCAAGATAGACGCTTTTCTAGATCACGGATTGGTGGGGTGTCAGATGTTTATGAGGATCCTCACAGGCTTTCACTAAGACGACAATACAGAAATGCTTTTGATGAAAACGACGCATCATTGTTGCCCAATAGAAAGTCATACAAGTATATTAGACAAAAAAGTGATCAGTTGAACACAAAGGGCTGTAGAAGGTTTGTGCTGATTGCTGTCGGAGGTATTGGATCCTGGGACGAGCCTTTAGATTCTGGAGAAATCTTTGACTCTGTATCAAATAAATGGACAGAAATCCAGAAGGTGCCTGTAGATTTTGGAATAGTTTGTTCTGGTGTTGTTTGTAATGGGATGTTTTATGTTTATTCTGAGACTGACAAACTTGCAGGATATGACATAGAAAGGGGTTACTGGATTAGAATCCAAACGACTCCCTTCCCATCCCATGTTCATGAGTACCCTCCAAAACTTGTATCTTGTAATGGGCGGCTGTTCATGCTTTCTGTCTCCTGGTGTGAAGGAGATGGTCGAATAGGCCGGAGAAACAAGGCTGTTAGAAAACTATGGGAGCTAGATCTCATGTATCTTACTTGGACTGAGGTCTCTGTACATCCCGATGCTCCAATGGACTGGAATGCAGCATTTGTTGGTGACAGAAACCTGATATTTGGGGTTGAAATGTTCAAAATATTTGGTCAGGTGTTGGATTTCTTGACTGTATGTGATGTGTCTGATATGGAGGCCAACTGGAGCCATATTTCTAGAAATCATGTAACTCATGAACTGGATGCTTCTTCCTGCATGACTAAATCACTGGCAGTGCTACATCTTTGA
- the LOC133870808 gene encoding probable protein phosphatase 2C 27: protein MAAGMDFSPPITLLEGGCNRDNVSTMEDQSSENLNNLKQITNGKPPRHLSIMRHSVSSMKLQATADLDLDVGIVGSKSPPDEKSDFLPVFRSGSCAERGPKHYMEDEHICIDNLIEHLGATADFPSPGSFYGVFDGHGGTDAASFIRNNILRFIVEDSHFPICAEKAIKSAFVKADYAFADASTLDISSGTTALTALIFGRTMIIANAGDCRAVLGRRGRAIEMSKDHKPNCTSERIRIEKLGGVIYDGYLNGQLSVARALGDWHMKGPRGSACPLSAEPELQETHLTEDDEFLIMGCDGLWDVMTSQGAVTMARKELMLHNDPERCSRELVREALKRNTCDNLTVIVVCFSSDPPPRIEIPPSRVRRSISAEGLNLLKGVLDCNS from the exons ATGGCTGCGGGTATGGATTTTTCACCTCCGATTACCCTTTTAGAAGGTGGTTGCAATAGGGATAATGTATCAACCATGGAAGATCAGAGCTCAGAgaatttgaataatttgaaACAAATAACAAATGGCAAACCTCCGCGGCACCTGTCGATTATGCGTCATAGTGTGAGCTCTATGAAGCTGCAGGCCACGGCTGATTTG GATTTGGATGTCGGTATTGTTGGCAGTAAATCACCTCCTGATGAAAAGTCAGATTTTTTACCCGTGTTCCGCTCAGGAAGCTGTGCAGAAAGAGGACCTAAACACTATATGGAGGATGAACACATATGTATAGATAATCTTATTGAACATCTAGGTGCAACTGCAGACTTCCCTTCTCCTGGGTCTTTCTATGGG GTGTTTGATGGCCATGGAGGTACAGATGCAGCTTCATTTATTAGAAATAACATCCTTAGATTCATAGTTGAGGACTCCCATTTTCCAATTTGTGCGGAGAAGGCAATTAAGAGTGCTTTTGTGAAAGCGGATTATGCATTTGCTGATGCTAGTACTCTTGATATCTCCTCTGGCACCACTGCTCTAACTGCCCTTATTTTTGGCAG GACAATGATAATAGCAAATGCTGGGGATTGTCGAGCAGTCCTAGGGAGACGAGGTAGAGCGATTGAGATGTCAAAAGACCATAAACCCAATTGCACATCTGAAAGAATCAGAATTGAGAAACTTGGTGGTGTCATTTATGATGGCTATCTCAATGGCCAATTATCTGTGGCTCGTGCCTTAGGAGACTGGCACATGAAGGGCCCCAGAGGTTCTGCCTGCCCTTTAAGTGCAGAGCCTGAGTTGCAGGAGACACACCTGACTGAGGATGACGAGTTCTTGATAATGGGATGTGATGGCCTGTGGGATGTAATGACCAGCCAGGGTGCTGTGACTATGGCGAGGAAAGAATTGATGCTCCACAATGATCCTGAAAGATGCTCGAGAGAGCTGGTCAGAGAGGCACTCAAGCGCAACACCTGTGATAATTTAACAGttattgttgtttgtttttcttcagACCCTCCCCCTCGGATAGAGATACCTCCGTCCCGAGTTAGGAGGAGTATATCAGCAGAAGGGCTGAATCTACTCAAGGGTGTATTGGACTGTAATTCGTGA
- the LOC133871064 gene encoding F-box/kelch-repeat protein At5g42350-like isoform X2 — protein sequence MFSERLAGEESICQDFEALSVSKRLVRSVSQKLKKKYKGGGEEEDGVRGVSMRCLTFYGRGGGCKVGADTGDEFGDPSSRRRSSSSEEGKGYKMICGTEETGVDCFSYGVKERFWKKNNRKEFELEESVRNSRMHIFLPDDILEMCLVRLPLTSLMTARLVCKKWRYLTTTPRFLQIRREGSHQNPWLFLFGAVKDGYCSGEIHALDVSLGQWRRIDADILKGRFMFSVASMQDDIYIVGGCSSLTSFGRVDRSSFKTHKGVLVFSPLTKSWRKVASMKHARSLPILGISEVSSDFPSYQSHQNRQDRRFSRSRIGGVSDVYEDPHRLSLRRQYRNAFDENDASLLPNRKSYKYIRQKSDQLNTKGCRRFVLIAVGGIGSWDEPLDSGEIFDSVSNKWTEIQKVPVDFGIVCSGVVCNGMFYVYSETDKLAGYDIERGYWIRIQTTPFPSHVHEYPPKLVSCNGRLFMLSVSWCEGDGRIGRRNKAVRKLWELDLMYLTWTEVSVHPDAPMDWNAAFVGDRNLIFGVEMFKIFGQVLDFLTVCDVSDMEANWSHISRNHVTHELDASSCMTKSLAVLHL from the coding sequence ATGTTTTCTGAGAGACTAGCAGGAGAAGAATCTATTTGTCAAGATTTTGAGGCTTTGAGTGTGTCGAAACGTCTCGTCAGAAGTGTTAGCCAGAAGTTGAAGAAGAAGTACAAAGGTGGAGGAGAGGAAGAGGATGGGGTGCGAGGGGTTTCTATGAGATGTCTTACTTTTTATGGTAGAGGTGGGGGTTGCAAAGTAGGGGCTGACACTGGTGATGAATTTGGGGATCCAAGTAGCAGGAGGCGATCAAGTTCCAGTGAAGAAGGAAAGGGGTACAAAATGATTTGTGGCACTGAGGAAACTGGAGTGGATTGCTTCTCATATGGGGTGAAGGAgagattttggaagaaaaataatAGGAAGGAGTTTGAACTTGAAGAATCAGTAAGAAACAGTAGAATGCACATATTTCTTCCTGATGATATTCTGGAAATGTGCTTGGTGAGGCTCCCGCTGACCAGTCTTATGACTGCCCGCCTTGTCTGCAAGAAATGGCGATACTTGACTACCACTCCTCGGTTCCTGCAGATAAGACGGGAAGGTTCCCATCAGAATCCATGGTTGTTTCTGTTTGGTGCTGTTAAAGATGGCTATTGCTCTGGGGAGATACATGCATTGGATGTTTCTCTAGGCCAATGGCGTAGGATAGATGCTGATATTCTGAAAGGGAGGTTCATGTTTTCTGTTGCCAGTATGCaggatgatatatatattgttggagGTTGTTCTAGCTTGACCAGCTTTGGGAGGGTGGACAGGAGCTCATTCAAGACGCATAAAGGGGTGCTAGTGTTTAGTCCCTTGACTAAATCCTGGCGTAAAGTTGCTTCTATGAAGCATGCAAGGTCACTGCCTATTTTAGGGATTTCTGAGGTCAGTTCAGATTTTCCAAGCTATCAGAGTCATCAAAATCGGCAAGATAGACGCTTTTCTAGATCACGGATTGGTGGGGTGTCAGATGTTTATGAGGATCCTCACAGGCTTTCACTAAGACGACAATACAGAAATGCTTTTGATGAAAACGACGCATCATTGTTGCCCAATAGAAAGTCATACAAGTATATTAGACAAAAAAGTGATCAGTTGAACACAAAGGGCTGTAGAAGGTTTGTGCTGATTGCTGTCGGAGGTATTGGATCCTGGGACGAGCCTTTAGATTCTGGAGAAATCTTTGACTCTGTATCAAATAAATGGACAGAAATCCAGAAGGTGCCTGTAGATTTTGGAATAGTTTGTTCTGGTGTTGTTTGTAATGGGATGTTTTATGTTTATTCTGAGACTGACAAACTTGCAGGATATGACATAGAAAGGGGTTACTGGATTAGAATCCAAACGACTCCCTTCCCATCCCATGTTCATGAGTACCCTCCAAAACTTGTATCTTGTAATGGGCGGCTGTTCATGCTTTCTGTCTCCTGGTGTGAAGGAGATGGTCGAATAGGCCGGAGAAACAAGGCTGTTAGAAAACTATGGGAGCTAGATCTCATGTATCTTACTTGGACTGAGGTCTCTGTACATCCCGATGCTCCAATGGACTGGAATGCAGCATTTGTTGGTGACAGAAACCTGATATTTGGGGTTGAAATGTTCAAAATATTTGGTCAGGTGTTGGATTTCTTGACTGTATGTGATGTGTCTGATATGGAGGCCAACTGGAGCCATATTTCTAGAAATCATGTAACTCATGAACTGGATGCTTCTTCCTGCATGACTAAATCACTGGCAGTGCTACATCTTTGA
- the LOC133870476 gene encoding U-box domain-containing protein 43-like, giving the protein MADSWDGSYDVGSQSDESNHFERLYLEPIYDAFVCPLTKQVMRDPITLENGQTFERAAIEKWFKECKESGRKLVCPLTLKELKSTDLKPSIALRNTIEEWTARNEAVQVDMARRSLNLGSSDGDVLQALKCVQYVCQKSRSNKHIARNAGLIPLIVDMLKSSSRKVRCITLETLRIVVEDDVENKEMLAEGDTVRTIVKFLSHELSKEREEAVSLLYELSKSEMLCEKIGSVNGAILILVGMASSKSENLLTVEKADKTLENLEKCENNVRQMAENGRLRPLLTQLLEGPPETKLPMAAYLGELVLNNDVKVLVAKTAGSSLINIMRSGNIQSREAALKALNQISSYEASAKVLIEAGILPPLVKDLFTVGGNQLPMRLKEVSATILANVVNSGYDFDSIPVGPEDQTLVSEDIVHNLLHLISNTGPAIECKLLQVLVGLTSSQTTVINVVSAIKSSGATISLVQFIEAPQKELRVASIRLLQNLSPHMGQELTDALRGSVGQLSSLIKVISENIGINEEQSAAVGLLADLPERDLGLTRQIQDEGAFQMIISRVVRIQRGETRGSRFVTPFLEGLVRVLARVTFVLADEPTCVALCRDHSLAALFIELLQANGLENVQLVAATALENLSLESKNLTKLPELPAPGFCASIFPCFSKPPVITGLCRLHRGTCSLKESFCLLEGQAVEKLVALLDHTNEKVVEAAFAALSTLLEDGVDIEQGVMVLCEVEGIKPILEVLLEKRTDNLRRRAVWAVERILRTDDIAYEVSGDPNVSTALVDAFQHGDYRTRQIAEHALKHVDKIPNFSGIFPNRG; this is encoded by the exons ATGGCTGATAGCTGGGATGGGAGTTATGACGTTGGCAGCCAGTCAGATGAGAGCAATCATTTTGAAAGACTGTACCTTGAGCCTATTTATGATGCATTTGTCTGCCCATTGACAAAGCAAGTTATGCGTGATCCTATTACCTTAGAAAATGGACAAACTTTTGAACGAGCAGCAATAGAAAAGTGGTTCAAGGAATGCAAAGAGAGTGGAAGAAAGCTGGTTTGCCCATTAACGCTAAAAGAATTGAAAAGCACAGACCTGAAACCTAGTATAGCTTTGCGGAACACCATTGAAGAGTGGACTGCTAGGAATGAAGCTGTTCAGGTTGACATGGCTCGTAGGTCATTGAATCTGGGGAGTTCAGATGGTGATGTTCTGCAGGCTTTGAAGTGTGTCCAGTATGTCTGCCAAAAGAGCCGATCAAATAAGCATATTGCACGTAATGCAGGCTTGATACCTTTGATTGTTGACATGTTGAAGAGCAGCAGCCGTAAAGTTCGGTGTATAACTTTGGAAACTCTTCGAATTGTGGTGGAGGATGATGTTGAGAATAAG GAAATGTTGGCTGAGGGAGATACTGTGCGCACTATAGTAAAGTTCTTGTCTCACGAGCTCTCCAAAGAGAGGGAGGAAGCTGTCTCTTTGCTGTATGAGCTCTCCAAATCTGAAATGTTGTGTGAGAAGATTGGTTCAGTCAATGGAGCAATTCTTATATTGGTTGGAATGGCAAGCAGCAAATCAGAGAATCTTTTAACTGTCGAGAAGGCTGATAAAACACTGGAGAATCTGGAGAAGTGTGAGAACAATGTGCGGCAGATGGCTGAAAATGGTAGATTGCGGCCTCTTCTGACACAACTCCTTGAAG GCCCACCAGAAACCAAACTGCCCATGGCTGCATACCTTGGTGAGCTTGTATTGAACAATGATGTAAAAGTCCTTGTGGCTAAAACCGCTGGTTCATCTTTGATTAATATCATGAGAAGTGGTAATATTCAGTCAAGAGAAGCCGCTTTAAAAGCTCTAAACCAGATCTCATCTTATGAGGCAAGTGCCAAAGTGTTGATAGAGGCTGGGATACTTCCCCCTCTTGTGAAGGATCTTTTCACCGTTGGTGGCAATCAGCTTCCCATGAGACTAAAAGAGGTCTCTGCAACAATTCTTGCTAATGTTGTGAACTCAGGTTATGACTTTGATTCTATCCCTGTTGGACCTGAGGACCAGACTCTTGTCTCAGAAGACATAGTCCATAACCTACTACATCTCATTAGCAACACTGGTCCAGCAATTGAGTGCAAGCTTCTCCAGGTTCTTGTAGGGCTCACTAGTTCTCAAACTACCGTGATTAACGTTGTTTCTGCCATCAAAAGCTCTGGTGCTACCATCAGTTTGGTTCAGTTTATTGAGGCTCCACAGAAAGAGTTGCGTGTAGCTTCCATCAGGCTTCTCCAGAACCTTTCCCCACACATGGGTCAGGAACTGACTGATGCCCTACGTGGGTCGGTTGGCCAGCTCAGCAGCCTAATTAAAGTCATATCAGAAAATATAGGAATCAACGAAGAGCAGTCTGCAGCTGTTGGCCTTTTAGCTGATCTCCCTGAGAGGGACTTGGGCCTTACCAGGCAGATACAAGATGAGGGTGCCTTCCAGATGATCATCTCTAGAGTGGTCAGGATCCAGCGAGGGGAGACGAGGGGCAGCCGCTTTGTCACGCCATTCCTAGAAGGGCTTGTACGGGTACTTGCAAGGGTTACATTTGTTTTGGCAGATGAACCTACTTGCGTTGCACTCTGCCGCGATCACAGTCTTGCTGCATTGTTTATTGAACTGCTTCAGGCTAATGGACTAGAAAATGTACAGCTGGTCGCTGCCACAGCATTGGAGAACTTGTCCCTGGAGtccaaaaatttaacaaaattgcCCGAGTTGCCAGCACCTGGTTTTTGTGCCTCAATCTTTCCATGTTTTAGCAAACCACCTGTCATAACTGGATTGTGTAGGCTTCATCGGGGGACGTGTTCCCTAAAAGAATCCTTTTGTCTTCTGGAAGGACAGGCGGTGGAAAAGTTGGTAGCTCTGTTAGACCACACAAATGAGAAGGTGGTTGAGGCAGCATTTGCAGCATTATCTACTTTGCTGGAGGATGGGGTTGATATTGAACAAGGAGTAATGGTCCTCTGTGAGGTTGAGGGAATCAAACCTATTCTCGAAGTTTTACTCGAGAAACGAACGGACAATCTAAGGAGGAGGGCAGTTTGGGCAGTTGAGAGAATTTTGCGAACTGATGATATAGCCTATGAAGTTTCTGGAGATCCAAATGTGAGTACCGCACTTGTTGATGCATTTCAGCATGGCGACTATCGAACCCGGCAGATAGCTGAGCATGCCCTAAAGCATGTTGATAAGATACCAAACTTCTCTGGAATCTTTCCCAACAGGGGATAG
- the LOC133871013 gene encoding uncharacterized protein LOC133871013, whose translation MAKSTAWLVLTMFAVFSVASCVDDKCAACNAVAEELEIGLSNEKPRNHLDMRHRLDSKGQRKGKVIDYRVSELRVVELLDGLCEKMQDYTLQKIHSTGQEWIKVDDWDDLTTDKQEARAYSKAISTYCGRLLEETEDDLAELIKKGSVKVGGVTKVLCQDLSKHCSQTSGSQQVDANDHGSDGEL comes from the exons ATGGCGAAGTCCACGGCGTGGCTGGTTCTGACGATGTTCGCCGTCTTCTCCGTCGCTTCTTGCGTCGACGACAAGTGCGCAGCTTGCAATGCCGTCGCG GAGGAGCTTGAGATTGGGCTTTCCAAT GAAAAACCGAGGAATCATTTAGATATGAGACACCGCCTTGACTCTAAAGGTCAACGTAAAGGAAAGGTAATTGATTACAG GGTCAGCGAGCTCAGAGTTGTTGAACTCCTCGATGGCCTTTGCGAAAAGATGCAAGATTACACTCTTCAGAAG ATACATTCAACCGGTCAAGAGTGGATCAAAGTGGATGACTGGGATGACCTCACAACGG ATAAACAAGAAGCTCGAGCATATTCAAAAGCTATATCAACTTATTGTGGAAG GTTACTTGAGGAGACAGAAGATGAT TTGGCGGAATTGATAAAAAAAGGATCTGTTAAAGTTGGAGGTGTAACCAAGGTTCTGTGTCAAGATTTAAGCAAGCACTGCAGTCAGACGAG TGGTTCCCAGCAGGTGGATGCCAATGATCATGGATCTGATGGAGAACTCTGA